The stretch of DNA CAACTCGAGCGGGGCGTGTACGTCCTCGACCGGCCGGTCACGGTCCGGGGCACCCTCACGCTGCGCGGCGCGGGCATGAAGGACACCGTGATCCTCAGCGCCGCAGCGGAAGACACCTTGATCTTCCAGCAGGCTGACGCCACCCTGTCGGACCTGACCGTCGCGCACACCGGTACCCTCCCCGCCCGGAGTCTGCAACTCGACGGCGGGCACCTCACCTTGAACCGTGTGCAGCTTGCGGGGGCCGTTCGGGACGACGACCTCAGTGAGTACGGCAGTGGTCTGTGGGTCAAGGGGGACAGTGAAGCCGTCATCCGCACGGCGACCTTCACGGCCAATGCCTTCGGGTTGTACGTCAGTGACACCAGCCGCGTGGACGTGAGCGCCAGCACGTTCAGCGGGAACCGAGACGGTGGCCTGTACTTCCGAGACGCGAGTGGCGGGACGGTCGAAGGCAACACCATCCAGGCGACCGCTGCACACGGCATCCACGTCACCGGTCACGCCGACCCGACCATCAGCGCCAACCACATCCACGACAACCGCGGGCGGGGCGTGACCGTCTACGGTCAGGCCAGCCCGACCCTGCAGGAGAACACCATCGAGAACAACGTCCTGCAGGGCGTGGGCGTCCAGGACGACGCCTCACCCACCTTGACCGGCAACGTCATTCAGAACAACCGCCAGAGTGGCGTCACCTACTTCGATACTGCCGGCGGCACGGCGCAGGGCAACACGGTCCAGAACAACCGAACGGCGGGCTTCCGCATGATGAATGCCGCCCAGCCTGTCTTGGACGGCAACACCGTGACCCGCAACCGGGAGAACGGGCTGGCCTACAGCGACAATGCCGCTGGGACGGCCCGGAATAACACCATTACCGGCAGCGGGAACCCGGGGATCGCCACCTGGGGCGACGCGCAGCCTCAACTGCTCAGCAACACCGTCACCGGCGGCAAGCAGAGCGGCGTTGTGATTGCCGAACGCAGCGGAGGCGCCGTGAACGGCAACGAGATCAGTGGCAACGCCCTCTACGGCCTGATCGTCACCGGACAGGCCGACCCGGCAGTCGACATGAATACCGTTCACGCCAATGGCAGTGGCGGCATCTACTACAAGCAGGACGCCATGGGGAGCGGATACGGCAACACCTGTTATGACAATCGGGGCCCGGATCTCAGCGCCGACCTCAATCCTGGCAATCCCGGCCCGGACTTCGCCCAGGACGCCTGCAACTCGTATTAAGGACGCTTAACACAAACGGCGGTGCTGCTTGAAGGTGATCATGCAGTAGGCCAGCTGCGTGAATGCCATGTGGATGTCCGCCCGCACCTCATCCCTCACCCGCAGCCAACGGAACCGGCTGAACCACGCTCACGTCCGCTCCACCACCCAGCGGTATCGGCCCAGCCGTTCACTGGAATACCGTCTCCGGCGTGCGATCCGCACCTTGATGCCGCGGTGATGGCACGCCCGCTGGCACAGAGGAATGTCATACGCCTTGTCCGCATGCAGCCGCTCAGGACGGCGGCGAGGCCGGCCCCGCCGCCCGTTCTGAATGGGCGGCACCGCGTCCAGCAGGGGTTCGAACAGCATGCTGTCATGCCGATTGGCGGGCGAGATACAGACTGCCAATGGCGTCCCGCGGCCATCGACGATCACATGACGCTTGCTGCCAGGCCGGCCACGATCCGTGGGGTTCGGGCCCGTTTGGGCCCCCCGGGCCGCGGGGACGCTCGTACTGTCCACACATGCGCGGGTCCAGTCGAGTTGATGTGCCTGGGCCATCCGGTCAAGACGCACGTGGTGTAGGCGGGTGAAGACACCCGCCGCGTGCCAGTCACGGAGACGTCGCCAGCAGGTCATGCCGCTGCCGTACCCGAGCTGGTGTGGGAGGTGTTCCCAGCCGATGCCGGCCTTGAGGACGTACAAGATGCCTTCCAGTGCGGCTCGATCGGGCACCCGGGGTCGACCTCCTTTGGGCTTTGGGGGTTCAGGTGGGAGTAGCGGATGGATCAACTGCCACAGCTCGTCGCTGACCATAGACGCGGCCATGCTTCACCTTGCCCTCCCAACCTGAGGTTTTGATAGGCGCTCTAAGTCCAGAAACCATCGCGGCCCCAATGGACGAGTCGATTTTCCACACGACACCAGTGAACTCTTCCCATATATTGAGTGAATTGTGCTCCCCGCTTATGTCAACACCGAAAAACCCGGCTTTTCAGGCCATGAAACATTTCCGTTTCGCTACGGCTGGCTCCGGAAGGCCATCATTGGCACCGAAGTCAGCAGCCAGTTCTTCGGTCGTCCTTTAGCGCTCGTGACGCTTGGTGTAGGGAAGAATATGGTCCAAAGCATTCGCCACTGGGGCTTGGCCACAAGGGTGCTGGAGGACGTGAGTCGCACGGAAGTCGCGCCAACGTACCTTGGGCAGCGACTCCTTCAGGCGTGGGACCCTTATCTCGAAGACATCGGTTCACTTTGGTTGATTCATTGGTGGCTCGTGGGGAACCCCGCGCGGGCGGCCGCGTGGCATTACGCATTCTTTCGGTGGTCACGTCAGGAGTTCAGCAAGAGTGAGCTGACCGATCATCTGCTCGAGTGGGCGGAGCGGACGGCGGTGCGGGCCACGCGGTCATCGATTGCGCGGGATGTGGACTGCCTGCTACGCACCTACCTGCCTAGCAAAAGTAGCAAGAAGGGTGTTTCAGAGGAGTCGTTCGACTGTCCACTCGTAGAGTTGGGCCTGTTGCGTCCCCTGCAGGACGGGGATCGGTTCACGTTCGTGATGGGGCCCAAGCGGACCCTGCCGGCGGCCGTCTTTGGTTACGCCTTAGTGGAGTATATGAATGCGGTCCGGGGGGAGCGGCGCACGGTGGCGCTGCATGACGCGCTCTACGGTATGGGCAGTCCGGGTCTAGCTTTCAAATTGTCAGAGAATGCTCTGGTAGAGCTTGTGGAGGCTGTGCAGGCACTGACGGCTGGCGCCATTGAGTTGGATGACACGGCCGGTCTGAAACAGTTATACCTGCGAGAAGACCTGGACGGCGCTGAACTGCTCGCACGGTTTTACGAGGAGAACGTATGAGCCTGCTTGCGCCCCCAATTACGGCCGGTCGGTTCTTACGGTCTGTGCGGTTAGAACGCGACGCTGGGCACGCGGAGGCACTGGAGGGGTACGTATTGACCCCGCAGGCACGGACCGTGCTTCGCCGTGTCTTGAGCGCACTCAGCGCGGGAGGCACTGAACGCGCTCTTACCTTAACCGGGCCGTATGGAACGGGGAAGTCGGCATTTGCGCTGTTCTTGACGGAACTCTTGCGTGATCCGGCTGGACCAGCTTTCGCGTTGATTCAGCGGGTGGATGGGGCACTGGCGCTTGAGGTTGAGCGAGTATTGCCGGC from Deinococcus radiotolerans encodes:
- a CDS encoding DUF4007 family protein — encoded protein: MLPAYVNTEKPGFSGHETFPFRYGWLRKAIIGTEVSSQFFGRPLALVTLGVGKNMVQSIRHWGLATRVLEDVSRTEVAPTYLGQRLLQAWDPYLEDIGSLWLIHWWLVGNPARAAAWHYAFFRWSRQEFSKSELTDHLLEWAERTAVRATRSSIARDVDCLLRTYLPSKSSKKGVSEESFDCPLVELGLLRPLQDGDRFTFVMGPKRTLPAAVFGYALVEYMNAVRGERRTVALHDALYGMGSPGLAFKLSENALVELVEAVQALTAGAIELDDTAGLKQLYLREDLDGAELLARFYEENV